The nucleotide window CGGTCGAGGTGGTGACGCTCGTGGGCGGCGGCGCCGCCGCCACCCACGAGGCGCCCGCCGACAAGCCGCTGAAGGTCGGGAAGTTCACCTTCCGCAGCCGGCTGTTCACGGGCACCGGCAAGTACCCGTCTTACGAGCTGATGCAGCAGTGCATGGATGCCAGCGGGTGCGAGGTGACCACCGTGGCCGTGCGCCGCGAGCGGCTGATCGATAAAGACGGCAAGAACATCCTCGACCACCTCGATTTGAAGCGGCTCACGATCCTCCCCAACACCGCCGGGTGCTTCAGCGCCGAGGACGCGGTCCGGCACGCCCGGCTCGCGCGCGAGCTGCTCTCGGGTCTGGAGAACCCGGGGGCGGACTGGGTCAAACTCGAGTGCCTGGCAGACAAGCGGACGCTCCTGCCCGACCCGATCGACACCCTGAAGGCGACGGAACAGCTCGTGAAGGACGGGTTCACGGTGCTGGTCTACACGAGCGACGATCCCGTTCTCGCCAAACGGATCAAAGAGGCCGGCGCGGCCAGCGTGATGCCGGCGGGCAGCCCGATCGGCAGCGGGCAGGGCATTTTAAACCCGAACAACATCCGCATTTGCCTGGAATACTTGAAGGAGAACGACCCCGATTACCCGGTGATCGTCGATGCCGGGGTGGGCACCGCGAGCGACGTTTCTGCGGCGATGGAGCTGGGCTGCGACGGGGTGCTCCTCAACACCGCCGTCGCGAGTGCCAAGGACCCGCTGCGGATGGCGTGGGCGATGCGGTACGCGACCGACGCCGGGCGGCTCGCGTACCTCGCGGGACGCATCCCGAAGCGCCTCTACGCCAACGCCAGCAGCCCGACCGAGGGCATCATCGCATCGAGCGGCGGCAAGTAATACCGTTTGAAGGGCTTCAGCCTTCCGCGTGGTCCGTCCGCTCCAAGAGCAGACACGAAACGCATCGGTGATAATCCGCGTGGCCGGGCGATGGCGCGAAGCCGGCACGCGGAAGTGACGTGAGCAAGTCAGCTCTGGCCCGTGCTACCGCGCATACTGGGTACGGGCGAGCCGGGCGTTGTGGTGCCCGGCACCGCCGACTCGACGCTGGTCGTCGATGAATCGGAACCAATCAAGTGCGGTATTAAAGGACAAAAAAGTCCGAAATTCCCGAATCACGTTTCGGAAAGCGGCTATCAAAAGTGTGCCGAAGAGCTTTTGCTCTCGGGTGTTCACAATTGGAGCCGCCCCGATGATTCACGAAGTGTCCGGTGACATCACGCTCACAAAAGCTCAGGCGATCGCACACGGGGTTGCTCCCGACGATCACTTCGACCACGACCTCGCGCTGGCCCTGCGGGAAAAATGGCCGGTGATGGTGAAGGACTTCCGGCACTACTGCCGGCAGTGTCACCCGCAGCCCGGCGAACTGTGGGAGTGGGGCGGCGTGGGTGGCGTGCGTGTGTTCAACCTGCTCACCCAGACCGAGCACGGGCACGGCGGGCACCCGGGGCCGGCGACCGAGGCGACTGTGAACCACTGCCTGCGCCGGTTGCGCCACGAGTTGGAGAAGCACGCGGTCAAGAGCCTCGCCATTCCGAAGATCGGAACCGGCGTGGGCGGGCTCACGTGGGAGCATGTGAAGCCCCTCGTGGAGCAACACCTTGGGGATCTGAAAATCCCGATTTTCGTCTACACGACCTACCACAAGGGGCAGCAGGCAGAAGAAACCGGCGCGTGACGCACGCGAGACGACCGGCGACGGATGTGGCACTCAGCCCGAGTGTGAGGTGCTTCCCGTTGCGGAGGTGTCTCGCCCATCCGGTCCGAGGAACATGCCGCAGGATGCGGCCACGTCGAACCCCACGCGCGCGATGACCACGACGCGGGCGCCGGGTAGCCGCTCGCGGTAGATGGCCGCGTTCCGCTCGACGACCGCTTCGGGCGGTTCCGTGCCATGTCGCGCGGGGTCGAACGGGTTGTATCGCACCACGTTGATGTGAGCCATCAGCTTGCGCTCCTCAAGGGCGTCGCAGATGGCGTGAACGTCCCCCTCCGTGTCGTTCTCGCCGGCGATGTACGCGTGGTGCAGCACCACCAACTTCAGGCTGTGCCGCTGCCACGCCGCCAGCCGGTCGAGGGCGACCTCGGCGGGGTGCGCTTTGGGCAACCACCGGCGGCGGAACCGCTCACTCACGCTGTAAATCGAGTAGTGGATTTCGGGCTGGTGAACCACGAACACGTCTTCCAGTGCCCGGTCGCCAAACGCTTTCGGGTAGATGGTTGAGATCAGGTGCCGGGGGCGCAGGCCCGATCCGACGGCGAGCCGGGACAGTTCGCCGAGCAGTTCGTCGCCCCGCGTCGCGATCACCTTGCTGGCGAGCGGTTCCCCACGGGCCATGAGGTTGAAGTGAACGGCACGCGCCGGCTTTCCTTCGCGGCGGTAGTGGGCCAGCACCGTTTCGGCCTGTTCGAGGAACTCGTTGAAGGTCGTGTCGCGAAGGTGCGTCTGCCCGGTGGCGGTCAGGTGGCACATGCGGCACGCTTGCGCGCACCCGGTTTGCGACGACAGGTAGGCGACGAAGTAGTCCTCGCAGCGGCGGACGTACCGCGCTTCCAACCGGCCGACCTCCGCGGGCCGGTCCCAGTTCACGGACGCGTCCAGTGCGCTCTTGTGCGCGGTGAACCCGGCCCCGGGCAACAGCGGCAGTTGCATCCCGACCTCCGCGACGGCGTCGGGGCCATTCTCGCACCGGCCCGATCAATTGCAAGCGCGGGAGCGGTGGGGGCCGAACCCGTTACGGTGGTGGTGGCCGGTCCGGCCGCCGGTTACACTCAGCCGCATGAGCACAAGAACCGCCGCGCCCGATCCCGACGACGCCCGCCACCGGGTGCTCGAAGCGGTCCTGCTGCGCCTGGCCCGGCGGCCCGACGCGGGCGCGTTCGTGCTGCGCGGCGGTATGCTGATGCGGCACTGGTTCCGCCCGGTCCCGCGCCCGGCCGCCGATCTGGACCTCGTGGCGACGATTCCCTTCGCGGTTGAAGCGGCGGCGGGCCGCATCCTCCCGGCCCTTTCGAACGACATCGGTGACGGGGTGGGGTTCGACCTTGAGGAGACGCGCGCCGAAGGGATGTTTCTGGACACCGGCAGTCCCGGCGTGCGCGTGCGGTCGGTCGGCGTGTGTGACGGGGGCGAGGTCGATTTTCACATTGATGTCACCTTCGGCCCCTTCCCACGGCCCGCGCCGGTGCTGGGCGACATTCCGGCCGCGTCCGGTGCCGTCGCGCGGGTGTGGCACTGCCGGCCCGAGGCGGTCGTCGGGCAGAAGGTGCAGGCGCTGCGGCACCTGGGCATGCGGGGCTGGCGGCAAAAGGACCTCAACGACCTCCGCCTCCTCCTCGCCCGCGGCGGCATGGACGAGGGGGACCTGCGCGACGCGGTTGCGGCATACCTCGGGGACCTCGGCGCGACCGGGGCCGACGCGCGGGCGCTGTTCGGCCCCTCGTCGTGGTGGGGCATGAAACTGTCCGCCGCCCGCTGGCTGGATTTCGTGCGAGAGGAGCGGGGGCAGCGCGTGCCGAAAGACCTCGCGGGCGTCGTCGCCGGGGTCGCGGCCCGCCTGACCCCGGTACTGGAGGGCTTGACATGAGCGGTGCGCTGGCCGGCGACTTTCGCGACTACATTGTCGCGCACATCGACGAGGACACGCCGCGCCTCGCCTACGCCGACTGGCTCCAGGAGCAAGGGCGGGACGAGCGGGCCGAGTTCATCCGGGTGCAGGTCGAGCGGGCGCAACTTCCCACCTGGCACCCGGCGCAGGTGCGCCTGGCCCTGCGCGAGCGCACGCTGATCGAGCGGTACGGCGAGGAGTGGCTCGCGGAGCTGCCGGTCATTGAGGGCGCGCGGTGGGAGGGGTTCCGCCGGGGCATCGTCGCCGAGGTGTCGTTCGCCAGCTTCGAGGCGATGCGGAAGAACGCCCACGCGTGTCGGGCCGCGGCCCCGGTCGAGGCGGTCACCGTCCGCTGGCCGCGCCGCCGCGAGGGCGGCCGGACCGTGAATCCGATCGCCGAGCTGCGCGAACTCACCCTCACCGGGAACCCCGATTACGACGCGTTCGAGTGGGTGGCCGGGTCCCCGCAACTGGCCACCCTTCGCGGGCTGACGGCCCGCAGCCTGTGGGGCGCTTCGCTCGGGGTGCTGGCCGGCTCGCCCCACCTGGCGAACCTGAAATCGCTTTGCCTGCCGTCGAACAATCTCGGCAACGAGGGGATCTTCGGTCTGGCGAAAGCGGTCACCTTGTCCGCTCTCGAGGAGCTGGACTTTTCCTCGCAGAGCCGGCACGAGCGGTACATTCACGACCCGGTCATCCGGGCGGCCGGGATGGGGGCGCTCATCGGCTGGTCCGGCCTGGCTACCGTGCGGGCGCTGACCCTGAACGGGAACGACGTGAGCCGGGACGGCCTGAGGGCCTTGCTGCGCTCGCCGCACGTCGCGGGGTTGAAGCACCTGTCTTTACGCGACGGGCAACTGGACGGTCAGGCGATGGCGGAGTTCGATTCCGCGCGTCCGGACCTTCGACTGGAAACGCTGGACCTCGGCCAGAACGTGCTTCAAAACGTCGGCGCGGAGTACGTCGCGCTGGCCCCGTGTTTGTGCGAACTGAAGGCCCTTCGGCTCGACCGGTGCGAGGTTCGGCTCACCGGCGCCCGCGTGCTCGCGAAGAAGGCCGCGTTCCTCGACGGGCTGCGGCTGCTGGACATCGGTCACAACCACTTTGGCCCGGCCGGGCTCGGCGCGCTCTTGGAGCGCCCGCCGGCGGCGCTCCACACCCTCCGGGTGCGCGACAACGACCTCACGGCCGAGGGGGCCGAGCTGCTGGCCGCGGCACCGGCGTCGGACACCCTGCTGGAACTAGACCTGTGTCGGAACCGGCTGGGCGCACGTGCGGTGCGGGCGCTGGGGGAGGCCGAGCACTTGCGGGGTTTGTTGGTGTTACGCCTCGCCGACAATCCGATCCGGGCGCGGGACGCCGAGGCGCTGGCCGCGTCCCCACTCGGCCGGCGTTTGGCCGTACTGGAATTGGAAGCTCCGGAGCCGGACGGGCCGGGCGCCGACCAACTGGAGCCGGACGAGCCGGATACGGACGAGCCGATTCCGTTCTGATGGCCGCTCTGGCGCGCACTGTGAGTGTCCGGGTGCGAATGCACACCCGACATCCGGCCGCCGCGGCAAAATCCCCTACTGACATCTGCCGGGTATATCCGCTGTGCCGGCATTCTCCGCGCGAGGCGGGCCGTTAACACGTACCGCCCGCACCGCACCTGTCGCGGTCCCAGCGCTTCGGGTGCCCGTGAGGCGCGTTGTGCGACGGAAAACCGGCGCCGCACTGGTGAACCCGGCTCACCGACGACCCGGGCGAGCCGGTTCCGCCAGTTGCTGGCCTCGCGGCGATCGAGGTCCATCCGGGCGCACACCGCGTTCTCAGCTCGCGAGACGGTGTGACGGGAGCCGCCGCCGCATGGGCTACACCCACGGGGCGCCGACTGGACATCCGCTGGCGTTCGACTGGTCTACGGAGTGGCGATTCACTGGGTGGTCGCTACCACCGAATCGCGCGTCTCAACCCCCAGACGTAGCTCCCGGCGCCGGGACCGGTGAGATGATGGTTTTTGGATGTAAAGTGTTTTAGGGATGTAACTTGTGGAAATTTTTTGCGTCGAGAGGCTGCGCTGCTCGCATGGGGACCGGACGCTTGCGGCCCGAAATTGGTGGAGGTACGGCTCGGCGCGAACTTCCGGAACGACCCCGAGGGAGAAATGAGGTGGGATAAGACCCGATGTGCCGACCGCACGGCTCACAGAGGGCCAGCGAACGAGACGGGATTTGTTACCGTTCCGGCCTCATTCCCCGCCAACCAACATTTCGAGCGGGTGCCGTGCGATCCGCCCGGTGAGGTCGCGGATCTGGTGGCGGCACGATGTGCCCGTCGCAACGACGACCGCGTCGGGGTTCGCGTCGAGCGCGGGCACCAGTTCGAGGTTCGCGATTTTCACGCTGATGTCGTAGTGCTGTTTCTCGTACCCGAAGGCGCCGGCCATTCCGCAGCATCCCGCGTCGAGAGTGGTGAGGTTAAGCCCGTGAATCAAACGCAGAGCGTCCTGAGTGCCCTTGGAACCGACGAGCGCCTTTTGGTGGCAGTGCGGGTGCAGCAGCGCCTTGCCCGCGAAGGTCGGGGCGGCGAGTTCGAGCCCGTTGTCGCGGGCCTGTCGGGCGAGCCACGCGTCGGCCATTTCGGCGGCTCCCGCGACACGTTTGGCCGCGGCGCCGGGCACCAGCTCCGGCCACTCGTCGGCGAGGGACAGGAGGCAACTCGGTTCCAGTCCGAGAATCGGTATCCCCTTGGACGCGAAGTGGTCGAGTTTGGCGATGCCGTCGCGAGCCAAGGCGCGGGCCTCGGTGAGGAACCCCTTCGAGATCATCGCCCGGCCGCAGCAGATGCCCGCCAGTTCGACCGTGTACCCGGCGCGCTCCAGAACCGTGACCGCGGCACGCCCGATGTGAGGCTCCTGGTACGTGGTGAAACAGTCGTCGAGCAGGACGACCCGGCGAGCGTCCCGCGTACCGCTCTCGCGTTTGCCGTATTCCGTTCGCCGGGTGAACCACTTCCGGAAGTGGTGGTTGTGCCACTCGGGGAGGCTACGCCGGCGGTCGATGCCGGCGAGATCTTCGATCGCGCGCCGAACGAGCGGTCGCCGCGCGAGCCAGTTGTTCAGCCCCGCGAAGCGGGCCGCGAGCGGGCTCAACCGGTGAACGTGCTTCACCAGCAGGTGCCCCAGCGGGCGCGGGCGCCGCGCGTAGTACGCCTGAAGGAATTCGGCCTTCAGCTTCGCCAGGTCGACGTTGCTCGGGCACTCGGACTTACACGCCTTGCACGAGAGGCACAGGTCCATTACGTCCAGAATCCACCGCTGTCCGATCGGGGCGTGCCGGCTGCGGGGCGGGTCGTTGGTGAGTGCCAGGCGCAGGGCGTTGGCGCGGGCGCGGGTGGTGTCCTGTTCGTCCTTGGTGGCGCGGTAGCTCGGGCACATCGCGCCGCCCTGCGTCTTGCGACACACGCCGGCCCCGTTACACAACTCCACACTGCGGAAGAACCCGCCCTGTCTGGAGAAATCGAGCACCGTGGGCGGGTCGGTTGCGGGCACCTTTCCGGGCGGGACGCGCATGTCCGCTTCCATCGCCGGCGCGTCCACGATCTTGCCGGGGTTGAGCACGTTGCCGGGGTCGAACCCGCGCTTGATGTGACGGAACGCATCATACACCACCGGCCCGAACATCTTGCGGTTCCACTCGCTCCGCACCAGCCCGTCGCCGTGCTCGCCGCTCAGGCTGCCGCCGAACTCGAGCACGAGGTCGGTCACGTCCTCCATGATCTTCCGCATGGCGGCGAGCCCGCTCGCCTCGTGGATGTTGAGCACCGGGCGGATGTGCAGGCACCCGACGCTCGCGTGGCCGTAGAACGCGCCGTCGGTGCCGTGCCGGTGGAAGATCTCGCGGAACCGCGCCGCGAACTCCGGGAGGCGCTCGGGGCGCACCGCCGTGTCCTCGCAGAACGTGACCGGTTTGGCGTCGCTCGGCATCCCGTAGAGCAGAGGGACGGCCGAACTCCGGAGCGCCCAAAGGGGATCGCGGACCCCCGGGTCCAGTGCCGGGACGACCGCGGTGAGGCCGGCGCAGGCGCCCAGCCGGCGCTGGAGTTCGTGGACGCGGTACGACACGTCGGAGGCGTCGTCGGCGCTGAACTCGACCATCAGGAGCGCTTCCGGGCGGCCCCGGACCGCGGCCATCGTGTCCTTGAGGGAACGCTGTTCGCGGGCGAGGTCGATCAGCATCCGGTCCATCAACTCGACGGCGGACGGGCCGAGTTCCAGGCACGCCTGAAGCGCGTCGAGGGCCGCGCCGAGCGACGCGAACTGCGGCACCAGCAGCCCGCGGTGCTTGGGGCGCGGGACCAGCGCGAGTTCAGCCTCCGCGGTGACCGCCAGCGTGCCCTCGCTGCCTACCAACAGAGGGACCAGCGAGCGCGGCTCTTTAACAAGGGCCGCGAGGTTGTACCCGGACACCTTCCGCACGATGTCCGGCGTGCGGGCACGGATCTCGTTCGCGCACCCGCGGACGACACGGTCCGCGGTGCGGTAAGCTTCGCCTTCAAGCGTGCGCAACTCCATCTTGCGCTCGTGCTCGAGTTCGGACAGCGGGCCGAACTCGGCCCGGGTGCCGTCGGCGAGCACCGCCGTGAGCGACCGCACGTGATCGACGGTCTGGCGGTACACCACCGACCGGGCGCCGGCGGAGTTGTTCCCAATCATCCCGCCGAGGGTGGCGCGGCTGGCGGTCGCGACATCGGGACCGAACATCAGCCCGTGCGGCGCCAGCGCCCGGTTCAGGTGGTCCAGCACCACCCCCGGCTGAACGCGGACGCGGCGGCCGGAAACGTCGAGCTCGCCGATCGCGTTGAGGTGCTTCGAGCAGTCGATGACGATGCCCGGCCCGATGCTCTGGCCCGACAGGCTGGTCCCGCCGCCGCGGGCGGTGATCGGGACGTTCAGCTCCGCGGCGATCTGCACCGTCACCGTCAGATCGTCGATGGTCCGCGGCAGCACGACCCCGAGCGGGCGCACCTGGTAGTGGCTGGCGTCGGTGGAGTAGAGGTGGCGGGAGGTGTCGTCGAACCGCACCTCGCCGCTGACGTGCCGGCGGAGGTAGCGGACCAGCGAGTCCCGGCGTGCGGTCGCGAAGTCCATACGCTCAGGGTATGCGCCCGGGGGAGGGGAGGGCAGGAACCGCGGGGCGCGAAAATCAGATCGGGTTCAGGAGGCCGATCAGTCGCAACGCGATCACAACAACGATGCCGGCGAGCAGCGGCCCGGCGACCCGCTTCACGAGCGTGAACGGGTTCGTGTTGGTCAGCGTGCCGCACATCAGCACCACCGCCGCCACCGGCGACATGGTCCGGCCCGCGGCGCTGCCCAGCGAGACCAGGGCGCCGATGGCCACGGGGTCGAGCCCGAGCCGCTCAGCCGGCCCGTGAAAGAACTCGTAGAGGCTCTGCGTGCTCGCCATCCCGGACCCGCAGATGGCGGCGAACGCGAGCGGCACAAGTGCGGCCAGCGGGAGCATCAGGTGGGGCGCGTCCGCGATGAGGACGCCGAGCGTGTCCGCCAACCCCGCGGCCTTGATCGCCTTGCCGAAGCAGTTCGCGGTGACGATGAGGCTGATGATGTTCGTGAACCCGTACCCGGCCCCCGCGAAGAACTCCTTCACGCAGTCGCGGGACCGCCCCGGCGCAGCCGCCGCGGCGCACAGCACCCCGACCAGCATCGCGAGCCCGATGAGCCGGCTGCCATAGGCCGGGTTGCGGGCACCGCCGGGAGCGTCGCCGACTACCCACACCGCGGGGACCTCGACCGCGCTGAACGGCGGCGCCGCGGCGAACAGCAGCACCAGCGGGACCAGTGGTACGGACGCCTTCAACAGGCTGATGCGCTCGGGGGACGGAGACGGGGGGGCGGCCGGTTCGGCGGCCGCCGGCCCCTCACTCCGGCGCTCCCACCACACGCTCATGGCCCACAGCACGCCGGCTGAGACTGCCAACTGTGTGAACACCAGCGGCGGCAGATAACTCCCGGCCTGAACGGTGGTGCGGACCTTGGTCACGGACTCAACGGTCAGCAGCTCCGGGGCGCCGGGGTTCAGCAACTCCCCGCCCACGGAAGCGCCGAGCAGCAGGCACGCGCCGACGGTGGCCATCGAGTACCCGGCGGCCCGCATCAGCGGCACGACCACCGCGCCCAGGCACACCGCGGTGCTGGTCTGGCTCACGAGCGGGATGTTGACGACGAAACCGACGGCGATCACGCCGGGGACGAGGAGCCCGCGCACGTATCGGAGCGGGTTGACGAGCAGCAAGATGAGGTGCCGTTCGCACCCGGTATGCTTGAGGACGTAAGCGAACCCCATCGCGGTGCAGATCGGGACGACGAACTTTTCATTGGAGAATGTCGCCAGGAATTCGCTGACCACCACCCACGGGGCGCCCGCAGCGCTTGCGATGATTAGAGCCGCAGCGAGCAGCACCAGCCGCACGTCCCAGCCCCGAACGACCAGCGTCACGGCCGCAACGACCACGATCAGCGCGAGGAGGCCGGCGAAGGTCATTGGGTCGTCCGTTTCCGTCGGTCGAAGGAAGTCAAGTTATGACGCCGGTGCGGGCGGTGCCCGATCTGCGGCGCGGGCCGGGGGTGCGAACAGCGTTTCCCACGAATTACTTCAAGTCAACCGACCGGTCGCAAAATCGTCGCGGATAGTTCAGCGTACCCAACTCACGCCGCAGGGCGGACGAATGACGAACGATGCGAAGCTCGGGATGCTCGTTGGCGTGGTCGGCGTTGTCCTCGCGGCCGTGTTCCTGGTGAAGCCGCCCGCGCAACCGGTATCGGCCGAACCCCAATCGCAAGTGCAGCCTGCGGCCGTGCCGTCGGTGCCGGTGAGTGCGCACGTCGCGGCACAACCGGACGCTTCGTCGAACGCGTTCCCCTCCACACCCGTTGTGCGGAACCGGAAGGACACGCCCGTGCGGCCGGTTTCGCGGCAGCCGCTGGCGGACGAGGAGCCGTGAGCCTATTTCGCCCACATGCTCTTCGGGATGCGGAACCGGAAGTCTTCTTCTGAGTTTGTGTCCGCCCAGGTGCCATCGGGTTTTCGCTCTTTCCATTTCGGCCACACCGTCAGGATCAGCTCGTCCGCCTCTGCGGCCTTCGCCTCGAACGTGATCAGGTCGGTCACTTCGGGTTGCTGGGCCGACAATTCGGCCTCGTGGCTCTGACGCCCGAGCACCTCGCCGAACCCGAACGAGGTGAGCACCTTGTAGGGCTCGCCGCCCCGCGCCGGGCGTAGCGCCAAAGCAGGGTTGGCGAACGCCGCTCCGATGCTGCTCGGCACGAACGGCGGTTTCTTCACCCGCGCGGCCGGGTCCGCGAGTTTTACACGCACCGCGACGCACAACAGGTCTTCCGACGAGTCCCCGTTGCCGTGGAGCGTGCGCACCTTGACCTTCCCGAGCCGGACGCCCTCGACGCTCACGCTCACGGGACCGACGGTCGCCCACCGCCCCGGTCCGGCATCGACCGTGGGCGGTTGAGCGTCCCATACTTCCTTCGGAATGCGGATTTTGAACGTCCCGGGGCTCTTCTGGATCGCATAGTTCCCGTTCGGTTGCATGGGCTGGTAGCTGGCCGGCACCTCCAGGGTGAGGTCCCCCGTTGCGCCGGGGATCGACTCGAACGTGAGCAGGTCGGTCGATTCGCTGTTCTCGGCGTTGAGAACGGTTGTGCCTGTGCGGCGCGCGCTGACCGCGTCGAGTCCCCAGGCGGCCACCGGTTTGGCCTCGCGCCCCTGGCCGTCGATCAGGCGCAGTTTGTTCTCGCCGAAAGAGAACTGGATGCCGCCGTCCTGTTGGATCGCGGGCTGCTTGACGGGCATGCTCGTGTCGAGCAGTTTGAACCGCGTTTTGATTACGAACACGTCGTCCTTCGATTCGCCCTCTTGCCCCATCATTCCCCGGACCCGTACCTTGCCGTGCCGGACGGATTCAACAGCCAGTCCGAGAGGGCCAACGCGGGCGTAGCTCCCGGCCCCGGCGTCGGCGGTGTCGAGCCGGTCGATCAGGCCGCGCTTGCAGCCGATCGAACCGACCAGAACCAGCAGGAGTAACGAAGCGGCGAGCGCACGCATGATGTCACCTGTGTTTGAAGTGGCGGTACGTTTTTACCCCGGCTGCTGCTGCTCTCATAGCCCAGCGCCGCCCGGAAGTCGAACCGGGGCGGCGGAGCTTCTGGGCCGGGGCGCTTCCCTTTGACGGACCAAACGCCGCCGACGCGCCTACAACGATCGCACCTGCTCGTTTTGTTTCCGGAGCCGCCATGTCGCGCGTTGCGTTCCTGTTACTGGTTCCCCTGGGGGCCGTTCTCATGATTACCCCCGCCGACGTACCAGCCGCCCAACCGGCTGCGGAAGACGTGCGGCTCAAGAACCTCTTTCAAACCTACCTGGACGAGGAGTTTCGGCGGCACCCGGCGTTCGCCACGCAGCAGGGCAGCCACGAGTTTGACGACCAACTCGACGACCTCTCGCCGGAGGCCCGCGCGAAGGACATCGGCCGCACCAAGGCGCTGCTCGACTCGCTCGCCAAGGACATCGACTTCAAGAAGCTGTCGCGCGGCGCGCAGATCGATTACGAGATCTGGACCCACAGCCTCCGCTACGCGCTGTGGTCGAGCGAGAACGACAACCGCTTCGAGTACGACCCGCGGACGTATGGTGAGTTCATTTCCGACAGCGTGTTCATTCTTCTGACACAATCGACGCTGCCGCGCGAGCGGAACGTCGAGAACGCGGCGAAGCGCATCGCGCACATTCCGAAGGTGGTCGCGGCCGCGAAGGCGAGCTTGAAGAACCCGCCGAAGATCCTCACCGAGGTGACGATCAAACGCAACCTGGGCGCGATCAGCTTCTACGAGAAGGACATTTACGAGTTCGCCAAGGAAACGCCCGGGACCGAACCCCTTGCCACCCCGTGCAAGGCGGCGGTCAAGGCGCTCAAGGACTACCAGGAGTGGCTCGAGAAGGAACTGCTGCCGAAATCGACGGGCGAGTGGCGGCTCGGGAAGGAGAAGTTCGCGAAGAAGCTCGAACTGGAACTCGACGCCGGACTGACCGCCGACGAGGTGGTCAAGATCGCCGAAGCCGAGGCCGACCGCGTCGAGCAGGAAATGTACTACGTAGCCAAGCAGTTGTGGAGCAAGTTGTTCACAGACAAGCCGCTCCCTCCCGATGATAAGGCTGGGCGCCGCGCCACGATCAAAGCCGCCCTCGACGAACTCGGGAAGGACCACGGCAAACCGGACACGTTGGTGGAGGACGCGAGGAAGACCGTCGCAGCGATCAAGGACTTCATCCGCGCGAAGAAGATCCTGACGCTGCCCGAGCCGGACAACTGCCAGATCATCGCGATGCCCGAGTTCCAGCGGGGATTCTCGGCCGCATACCTTAACCCGGCGCCGCCGCTGGACCCGAAGGCGAACAGCCTTTACGCCGTGGCGCCGCCGCCGAAGGACTGGCCGCCGGCGCGTCAGGAGACGTTCTTCCGCGAGTACAACTCCGCGATGCTCCAGATCCTGACGGTCCACGAGGCGTACCCGGGGCACTACGTGCAGCTCGCGTACTCGAACCGTCACCCGTCCCTGGTGCGCAAGGTGCTGTGGTCGGGGTCGTTCGCGGAGGGTTGGGCGGTCTACACCGAACAGATGATGCTCGACCAGGGCTACGGGGACGGTGACCTGTCGCTCCGCTTGCACCAACTCAAGTTCTACATCCGCGCCGTGCTGAACGCGATCCTCGATCACAAGATGCACTGCGCGAACCTGACCGACGAGGAGGCGCTGGAGTTGCTGGTGGGGCGCGGGTTCCAGACGGAAGCGGAGGCGGTGGGTAAGATCGCCCGCGCGAAGCAGAGCAGCACGCAGCTTTCGACCTACTTCGTGGGCCGGACCGCCTTCTACCGCCTGCGCCAGAACGTGCAGCGGAAGCGGGGCGACACGTTCGATCTGGGCAAGTTCCACGAGGACGTGCTGAGCCACGGCACGCTTCCGGTGAAATACCTGCCAGAACTGGTGAAGT belongs to Gemmata obscuriglobus and includes:
- a CDS encoding macro domain-containing protein, with amino-acid sequence MIHEVSGDITLTKAQAIAHGVAPDDHFDHDLALALREKWPVMVKDFRHYCRQCHPQPGELWEWGGVGGVRVFNLLTQTEHGHGGHPGPATEATVNHCLRRLRHELEKHAVKSLAIPKIGTGVGGLTWEHVKPLVEQHLGDLKIPIFVYTTYHKGQQAEETGA
- a CDS encoding nucleotidyl transferase AbiEii/AbiGii toxin family protein; amino-acid sequence: MSTRTAAPDPDDARHRVLEAVLLRLARRPDAGAFVLRGGMLMRHWFRPVPRPAADLDLVATIPFAVEAAAGRILPALSNDIGDGVGFDLEETRAEGMFLDTGSPGVRVRSVGVCDGGEVDFHIDVTFGPFPRPAPVLGDIPAASGAVARVWHCRPEAVVGQKVQALRHLGMRGWRQKDLNDLRLLLARGGMDEGDLRDAVAAYLGDLGATGADARALFGPSSWWGMKLSAARWLDFVREERGQRVPKDLAGVVAGVAARLTPVLEGLT
- a CDS encoding TIGR02996 domain-containing protein; this encodes MSGALAGDFRDYIVAHIDEDTPRLAYADWLQEQGRDERAEFIRVQVERAQLPTWHPAQVRLALRERTLIERYGEEWLAELPVIEGARWEGFRRGIVAEVSFASFEAMRKNAHACRAAAPVEAVTVRWPRRREGGRTVNPIAELRELTLTGNPDYDAFEWVAGSPQLATLRGLTARSLWGASLGVLAGSPHLANLKSLCLPSNNLGNEGIFGLAKAVTLSALEELDFSSQSRHERYIHDPVIRAAGMGALIGWSGLATVRALTLNGNDVSRDGLRALLRSPHVAGLKHLSLRDGQLDGQAMAEFDSARPDLRLETLDLGQNVLQNVGAEYVALAPCLCELKALRLDRCEVRLTGARVLAKKAAFLDGLRLLDIGHNHFGPAGLGALLERPPAALHTLRVRDNDLTAEGAELLAAAPASDTLLELDLCRNRLGARAVRALGEAEHLRGLLVLRLADNPIRARDAEALAASPLGRRLAVLELEAPEPDGPGADQLEPDEPDTDEPIPF
- the thiS gene encoding sulfur carrier protein ThiS, translating into MPSITVNEQPHTFPDPFTVADLIRHLGKDAKTLAVEVNRAVVPRADHPARRLTDGDAVEVVTLVGGGAAATHEAPADKPLKVGKFTFRSRLFTGTGKYPSYELMQQCMDASGCEVTTVAVRRERLIDKDGKNILDHLDLKRLTILPNTAGCFSAEDAVRHARLARELLSGLENPGADWVKLECLADKRTLLPDPIDTLKATEQLVKDGFTVLVYTSDDPVLAKRIKEAGAASVMPAGSPIGSGQGILNPNNIRICLEYLKENDPDYPVIVDAGVGTASDVSAAMELGCDGVLLNTAVASAKDPLRMAWAMRYATDAGRLAYLAGRIPKRLYANASSPTEGIIASSGGK